Proteins encoded by one window of Xiphophorus couchianus chromosome 13, X_couchianus-1.0, whole genome shotgun sequence:
- the ankrd28a gene encoding serine/threonine-protein phosphatase 6 regulatory ankyrin repeat subunit A isoform X3: protein MRSERASRVCIVVLEEVEEDEPSPSSPPPRPKASHQVPGRAVAQDDKPSLLRAIFNVDPDEVRSLIFKKEDVNVQDNEKRTPLHAAAYLGDAEIIELLILSGARVNAKDNKWLTPLHRAVASCSEDAVTVLLKHSADVNARDKNWQTPLHVAASNKAVRCAEALVPLLSNVNVSDRAGRTALHHAAFSGHVEMVNLLLSRGANINAFDKKDRRAIHWAAYMGHLEVVKLLVASGAEVDCKDKKAYTPLHAAASSGMSSTVHYLLSLGVHVNEVNAYGNTPLHLACYNGQDVVVGELIEEGASVNQVNERGFSALHFASSSRQGALCQELLLAHGACINLKSKDGKTPLHMAATHGRFSCSQALIQNGAEIDCEDRSRNTALHIAARYGHELIITSLIKDGASTAKRGIHGMLPLHLAALSGFSDCCRKLLSSGTSLAHTVSCQRNHLLDIQIDANCIFCTGFVIDTPDDFGRTCLHAAAAGGNLECLNLLLNTGADFNRKDNFGRAPLHYSSANCNYQCVFALVGSGASVNDLDQNSCSPLHYAAAADTEGKCVEYLLRNDADPGVKDRQGYNAVHYASAYGRTLCLELIASVRPLDVLMETSGTDILRDSDSQAPLSPLHLAAYHGHCGALDVLLVSLLDMDVRSPDGRTPLSLACSRGHQECVSLLLHHGASPMTRDYIYKKTALHATAMNGHPECLHLLLSSNNQHINVDAQDNNKQTPLMLAVLNGHTECVYSLLNQGACVETQDRWGRTALHRGAATGQDECVEGLLQRGASVCVKDIRGRTPLHLASACGHVGVLGTLLQTTPPSLTHLTDNQGYTPLHWACYNGYDACVEVLLDHEAFRKIKGNSFSPLHCAVMNDNEGVAEMLIDCLGANIVNTTDSKGRTPLHAAAFSDHVECISLLLSHGAKANAVDTLAHKTPLMMAALNGQTNAVEVLVSSGKTDLSLQDVARNTALHLACSKGHETSALLILEKISDRNLINCTNAALQTPLHVAARMGLTVVVQELLGKGASVLAVDENGYTPALACAPNRDVADCLALILNSMMPTSPMVTIAAIPALSLTQTVINHHPTSNHISKGVAFDTPPSLRPDHASYCRPERPLSSVSADDELNDSDSETY from the exons ATGCGGTCAGAACGGGCGAGCCGTGTGTGTATTGTGGTgctggaggaggtggaggaggacgAGCCCTCTCCTTCATCCCCACCTCCTCGGCCCAAAGCGTCTCATCAAGTCCCTGGAAGGGCTGTCGCGCAGGACGATAAG CCATCTCTGCTGAGAGCCATCTTTAACGTGGACCCAGACGAAGTTCGCTCTCTTATCTTTAAGAAAGAGGATGTCAACGTTCAG GACAACGAGAAGCGAACCCCTCTTCACGCTGCAGCATACCTCGGAGACGCTGAGATTATTGAGCTGCTCATCCTTTCAG GAGCCAGGGTTAATGCCAAAGATAACAAGTGGTTGACTCCTCTACACCGAGCTGTGGCTTCTTGTAGCGAG GATGCGGTGACGGTGCTGCTGAAGCACAGCGCAGACGTAAACGCTCGGGACAAGAACTGGCAGACGCCGCTTCACGTAGCAGCCAGCAACAAGGCGGTCCGCTGTGCCGAAGCTCTGGTGCCACTGCTGAGCAACGTCAATGTATCGGACCGTGCAGGACGCACTGCGCTGCACCACGCTGCCTTCAGTGGCCATGTAGAG ATGGTGAACCTGCTGCTCTCCAGAGGAGCCAACATTAATGCGTTTGACAAGAAGGACAGGAGAGCCATCCACTGGGCAGCCTACATGG GTCACCTGGAGGTTGTTAAGTTGCTGGTGGCCAGTGGAGCTGAGGTCGACTGTAAGGACAAGAAAGCTTACACGCCGCTTCATGCAGCCGCCTCCAGTGGCATGAGCAGCACAGTGCACTACCTGCTGAGCCTGGGTGTCCAT GTGAACGAGGTTAATGCCTATGGCAACACACCGCTCCATTTGGCCTGCTACAACGGACAGGACGTGGTGGTTGGCGAGCTCATCGAGGAAGGAGCGAGCGTAAATCAA GTAAACGAGAGAGGCTTTTCTGCACTTCACTTCGCTTCGTCTTCACGCCAAGGTGCGCTGTgccaggagctgctgctggcccaCGGAGCATGCATCAACTTGAAG AGTAAGGATGGTAAGACTCCTCTACACATGGCAGCTACACATGGGCGCTTCTCCTGCTCCCAGGCCCTCATTCAAAATG GAGCTGAGATCGACTGTGAAGACAGAAGCAGGAACACTGCCCTTCACATCGCAGCCCGCTACGGCCATGAGCTCATCATCACGTCGCTCATCAAAGATGGAGCCAGCACTGCCAA gaGAGGCATTCACGGGATGTTACCGCTACACCTGGCAGCTCTCAGCGGCTTCTCCGATTGCTGCAGGAAGCTGCTGTCCTCAGGTACAAGTCTCGCTCACACCGTCTCCTGCCAGCGGAATCACCTGCTTGACATCCAAATTGATGCCAACTGCATATTTTGTACAGGATTTGTCATAGACACCCCCGATGACTTTGGTAGGACCTGTCTGCATGCGGCTGCAGCCGGAGG aaacctGGAGTGTCTGAACCTGCTGTTGAACACAGGAGCTGACTTCAACAGGAAGGACAACTTTGGCAG GGCTCCGCTACACTACTCATCGGCCAACTGTAACTACCAGTGTGTGTTTGCTCTGGTGGGCTCTGGGGCCAGTGTTAACGATCTGGATCAGAACAGCTGCAGCCCTTTGCACTACGCGGCGGCTGCCGACACGGAGGGAAA ATGTGTGGAGTACCTGTTGAGGAACGATGCAGATCCAGGCGTGAAGGACAGACAGGGTTACAACGCAGTGCACTACGCCTCTGCCTACGGCCGCACACTCTGTCTGGAACTG atCGCAAGTGTGAGACCACTTGATGTG ttaaTGGAGACCTCAGGAACCGACATCCTGAGGGACTCAGATAGTCAGGCCCCCCTAAGTCCACTCCATCTGGCG GCTTACCACGGACACTGCGGGGCGTTGGACGTTCTCCTGGTATCCCTGCTGGACATGGACGTGCGCAGCCCGGACGGACGCACCCCGCTAAGTTTAGCCTGCTCCAGGGGCCACCAGGAATGCGTGTCCCTGCTGCTCCATCACGGAGCCTCCCCCATGACCCGCGACTATATATATAAGAAGACAGCCTTACATGCTACAG ctATGAATGGCCACCCAGAGTGCCTGCACCTGCTTCTGAGTAGCAACAATCAACACATCAATGTGGATGCAcaagacaacaacaaaca GACTCCCCTGATGTTGGCAGTGCTGAACGGACACACAGAGTGTGTGTACTCTCTGCTCAATCAAGGAGCCTGTGTAGAAACCCAGGACCGTTGGGGTCGGACAGCCCTGCACCGCGGG GCTGCCACAGGCCAGGATGAGTGTGTGGAGGGCCTCCTCCAGCGAGGGGCCAGCGTGTGTGTGAAGGACATCCGGGGCCGCACCCCGCTGCACCTGGCTTCAGCTTGTGGCCACGTGGGAGTCCTGGGAACTCTCCTGCAGACCACGCCCCCCTCCCTCACTCACCTCACAGACAACCAGGGCTACACGCCGTTACACTGGGCCTGCTATAACG GTTACGATGCATGTGTGGAGGTTTTGTTAGATCATGAGGCGTTCAGGAAGATCAAGGGAAACTCCTTCAGCCCGCTGCACTGTGCTGT AATGAACGATAACGAGGGCGTGGCCGAGATGCTAATCGACTGCCTGGGTGCAAACATCGTCAACACCACGGACTCCAAGGGAAG AACCCCCCTCCATGCTGCTGCGTTTTCTGATCACGTGGAGTGCATTTCTCTTCTCCTGAGCCACGGAGCTAAGGCTAACGCTGTCGACACGCTCGCACACAAAACACCGCTGATGATGGCAGCTCTGAACGGACAGACCAACGCTGTGG AGGTTCTGGTGAGCAGTGGGAAAACAGATTTGTCCCTGCAGGATGTAGCCAGGAACACTGCTCTGCATCTTGCTTGTAGCAAA GGTCATGAAACTAGTGCATTGTTGATCCTCGAGAAAATCAGCGACAGGAACTTGATCAACTGCACCAATGCTGCTCTCCAGAC GCCGCTGCACGTAGCAGCCAGGATGGGGCTAACGGTGGTGGTCCAGGAGCTGCTGGGAAAAGGAGCCAGCGTTTTGGCGGTGGATGAGAACG GTTACACCCCAGCTTTGGCCTGCGCTCCGAATCGCGACGTAGCCGACTGCTTGGCCCTCATCCTCAACTCGATGATGCCCACCTCCCCCATGGTGACGATCGCCGCCATTCCCGCTTTGTCTCTCACCCAGACGGTGATCAACCACCACCCGACCTCAAACCACATCTCCAAAGGAGTTGCGTTCGATACTCCACCGTCTCTGAGACCCGACCACGCCTCATACTGCAGGCCAGAGAGGCCGCTGTCCTCCGTTTCCGCGGACGACGAACTGAACGACTCGGACTCTGAGACCTACTGA
- the ankrd28a gene encoding serine/threonine-protein phosphatase 6 regulatory ankyrin repeat subunit A isoform X4: MRSERASRVCIVVLEEVEEDEPSPSSPPPRPKASHQVPGRAVAQDDKPSLLRAIFNVDPDEVRSLIFKKEDVNVQDNEKRTPLHAAAYLGDAEIIELLILSGARVNAKDNKWLTPLHRAVASCSEDAVTVLLKHSADVNARDKNWQTPLHVAASNKAVRCAEALVPLLSNVNVSDRAGRTALHHAAFSGHVEMVNLLLSRGANINAFDKKDRRAIHWAAYMGHLEVVKLLVASGAEVDCKDKKAYTPLHAAASSGMSSTVHYLLSLGVHVNEVNAYGNTPLHLACYNGQDVVVGELIEEGASVNQVNERGFSALHFASSSRQGALCQELLLAHGACINLKSKDGKTPLHMAATHGRFSCSQALIQNGAEIDCEDRSRNTALHIAARYGHELIITSLIKDGASTAKRGIHGMLPLHLAALSGFSDCCRKLLSSGFVIDTPDDFGRTCLHAAAAGGNLECLNLLLNTGADFNRKDNFGRAPLHYSSANCNYQCVFALVGSGASVNDLDQNSCSPLHYAAAADTEGKCVEYLLRNDADPGVKDRQGYNAVHYASAYGRTLCLELIASVRPLDVLMETSGTDILRDSDSQAPLSPLHLAAYHGHCGALDVLLVSLLDMDVRSPDGRTPLSLACSRGHQECVSLLLHHGASPMTRDYIYKKTALHATAMNGHPECLHLLLSSNNQHINVDAQDNNKQTPLMLAVLNGHTECVYSLLNQGACVETQDRWGRTALHRGAATGQDECVEGLLQRGASVCVKDIRGRTPLHLASACGHVGVLGTLLQTTPPSLTHLTDNQGYTPLHWACYNGYDACVEVLLDHEAFRKIKGNSFSPLHCAVMNDNEGVAEMLIDCLGANIVNTTDSKGRTPLHAAAFSDHVECISLLLSHGAKANAVDTLAHKTPLMMAALNGQTNAVEVLVSSGKTDLSLQDVARNTALHLACSKGHETSALLILEKISDRNLINCTNAALQTPLHVAARMGLTVVVQELLGKGASVLAVDENGYTPALACAPNRDVADCLALILNSMMPTSPMVTIAAIPALSLTQTVINHHPTSNHISKGVAFDTPPSLRPDHASYCRPERPLSSVSADDELNDSDSETY; encoded by the exons ATGCGGTCAGAACGGGCGAGCCGTGTGTGTATTGTGGTgctggaggaggtggaggaggacgAGCCCTCTCCTTCATCCCCACCTCCTCGGCCCAAAGCGTCTCATCAAGTCCCTGGAAGGGCTGTCGCGCAGGACGATAAG CCATCTCTGCTGAGAGCCATCTTTAACGTGGACCCAGACGAAGTTCGCTCTCTTATCTTTAAGAAAGAGGATGTCAACGTTCAG GACAACGAGAAGCGAACCCCTCTTCACGCTGCAGCATACCTCGGAGACGCTGAGATTATTGAGCTGCTCATCCTTTCAG GAGCCAGGGTTAATGCCAAAGATAACAAGTGGTTGACTCCTCTACACCGAGCTGTGGCTTCTTGTAGCGAG GATGCGGTGACGGTGCTGCTGAAGCACAGCGCAGACGTAAACGCTCGGGACAAGAACTGGCAGACGCCGCTTCACGTAGCAGCCAGCAACAAGGCGGTCCGCTGTGCCGAAGCTCTGGTGCCACTGCTGAGCAACGTCAATGTATCGGACCGTGCAGGACGCACTGCGCTGCACCACGCTGCCTTCAGTGGCCATGTAGAG ATGGTGAACCTGCTGCTCTCCAGAGGAGCCAACATTAATGCGTTTGACAAGAAGGACAGGAGAGCCATCCACTGGGCAGCCTACATGG GTCACCTGGAGGTTGTTAAGTTGCTGGTGGCCAGTGGAGCTGAGGTCGACTGTAAGGACAAGAAAGCTTACACGCCGCTTCATGCAGCCGCCTCCAGTGGCATGAGCAGCACAGTGCACTACCTGCTGAGCCTGGGTGTCCAT GTGAACGAGGTTAATGCCTATGGCAACACACCGCTCCATTTGGCCTGCTACAACGGACAGGACGTGGTGGTTGGCGAGCTCATCGAGGAAGGAGCGAGCGTAAATCAA GTAAACGAGAGAGGCTTTTCTGCACTTCACTTCGCTTCGTCTTCACGCCAAGGTGCGCTGTgccaggagctgctgctggcccaCGGAGCATGCATCAACTTGAAG AGTAAGGATGGTAAGACTCCTCTACACATGGCAGCTACACATGGGCGCTTCTCCTGCTCCCAGGCCCTCATTCAAAATG GAGCTGAGATCGACTGTGAAGACAGAAGCAGGAACACTGCCCTTCACATCGCAGCCCGCTACGGCCATGAGCTCATCATCACGTCGCTCATCAAAGATGGAGCCAGCACTGCCAA gaGAGGCATTCACGGGATGTTACCGCTACACCTGGCAGCTCTCAGCGGCTTCTCCGATTGCTGCAGGAAGCTGCTGTCCTCAG GATTTGTCATAGACACCCCCGATGACTTTGGTAGGACCTGTCTGCATGCGGCTGCAGCCGGAGG aaacctGGAGTGTCTGAACCTGCTGTTGAACACAGGAGCTGACTTCAACAGGAAGGACAACTTTGGCAG GGCTCCGCTACACTACTCATCGGCCAACTGTAACTACCAGTGTGTGTTTGCTCTGGTGGGCTCTGGGGCCAGTGTTAACGATCTGGATCAGAACAGCTGCAGCCCTTTGCACTACGCGGCGGCTGCCGACACGGAGGGAAA ATGTGTGGAGTACCTGTTGAGGAACGATGCAGATCCAGGCGTGAAGGACAGACAGGGTTACAACGCAGTGCACTACGCCTCTGCCTACGGCCGCACACTCTGTCTGGAACTG atCGCAAGTGTGAGACCACTTGATGTG ttaaTGGAGACCTCAGGAACCGACATCCTGAGGGACTCAGATAGTCAGGCCCCCCTAAGTCCACTCCATCTGGCG GCTTACCACGGACACTGCGGGGCGTTGGACGTTCTCCTGGTATCCCTGCTGGACATGGACGTGCGCAGCCCGGACGGACGCACCCCGCTAAGTTTAGCCTGCTCCAGGGGCCACCAGGAATGCGTGTCCCTGCTGCTCCATCACGGAGCCTCCCCCATGACCCGCGACTATATATATAAGAAGACAGCCTTACATGCTACAG ctATGAATGGCCACCCAGAGTGCCTGCACCTGCTTCTGAGTAGCAACAATCAACACATCAATGTGGATGCAcaagacaacaacaaaca GACTCCCCTGATGTTGGCAGTGCTGAACGGACACACAGAGTGTGTGTACTCTCTGCTCAATCAAGGAGCCTGTGTAGAAACCCAGGACCGTTGGGGTCGGACAGCCCTGCACCGCGGG GCTGCCACAGGCCAGGATGAGTGTGTGGAGGGCCTCCTCCAGCGAGGGGCCAGCGTGTGTGTGAAGGACATCCGGGGCCGCACCCCGCTGCACCTGGCTTCAGCTTGTGGCCACGTGGGAGTCCTGGGAACTCTCCTGCAGACCACGCCCCCCTCCCTCACTCACCTCACAGACAACCAGGGCTACACGCCGTTACACTGGGCCTGCTATAACG GTTACGATGCATGTGTGGAGGTTTTGTTAGATCATGAGGCGTTCAGGAAGATCAAGGGAAACTCCTTCAGCCCGCTGCACTGTGCTGT AATGAACGATAACGAGGGCGTGGCCGAGATGCTAATCGACTGCCTGGGTGCAAACATCGTCAACACCACGGACTCCAAGGGAAG AACCCCCCTCCATGCTGCTGCGTTTTCTGATCACGTGGAGTGCATTTCTCTTCTCCTGAGCCACGGAGCTAAGGCTAACGCTGTCGACACGCTCGCACACAAAACACCGCTGATGATGGCAGCTCTGAACGGACAGACCAACGCTGTGG AGGTTCTGGTGAGCAGTGGGAAAACAGATTTGTCCCTGCAGGATGTAGCCAGGAACACTGCTCTGCATCTTGCTTGTAGCAAA GGTCATGAAACTAGTGCATTGTTGATCCTCGAGAAAATCAGCGACAGGAACTTGATCAACTGCACCAATGCTGCTCTCCAGAC GCCGCTGCACGTAGCAGCCAGGATGGGGCTAACGGTGGTGGTCCAGGAGCTGCTGGGAAAAGGAGCCAGCGTTTTGGCGGTGGATGAGAACG GTTACACCCCAGCTTTGGCCTGCGCTCCGAATCGCGACGTAGCCGACTGCTTGGCCCTCATCCTCAACTCGATGATGCCCACCTCCCCCATGGTGACGATCGCCGCCATTCCCGCTTTGTCTCTCACCCAGACGGTGATCAACCACCACCCGACCTCAAACCACATCTCCAAAGGAGTTGCGTTCGATACTCCACCGTCTCTGAGACCCGACCACGCCTCATACTGCAGGCCAGAGAGGCCGCTGTCCTCCGTTTCCGCGGACGACGAACTGAACGACTCGGACTCTGAGACCTACTGA
- the ankrd28a gene encoding serine/threonine-protein phosphatase 6 regulatory ankyrin repeat subunit A isoform X1 — translation MAVLKIQDQPSLLRAIFNVDPDEVRSLIFKKEDVNVQDNEKRTPLHAAAYLGDAEIIELLILSGARVNAKDNKWLTPLHRAVASCSEDAVTVLLKHSADVNARDKNWQTPLHVAASNKAVRCAEALVPLLSNVNVSDRAGRTALHHAAFSGHVEMVNLLLSRGANINAFDKKDRRAIHWAAYMGHLEVVKLLVASGAEVDCKDKKAYTPLHAAASSGMSSTVHYLLSLGVHVNEVNAYGNTPLHLACYNGQDVVVGELIEEGASVNQVNERGFSALHFASSSRQGALCQELLLAHGACINLKSKDGKTPLHMAATHGRFSCSQALIQNGAEIDCEDRSRNTALHIAARYGHELIITSLIKDGASTAKRGIHGMLPLHLAALSGFSDCCRKLLSSGTSLAHTVSCQRNHLLDIQIDANCIFCTGFVIDTPDDFGRTCLHAAAAGGNLECLNLLLNTGADFNRKDNFGRAPLHYSSANCNYQCVFALVGSGASVNDLDQNSCSPLHYAAAADTEGKCVEYLLRNDADPGVKDRQGYNAVHYASAYGRTLCLELIASVRPLDVLMETSGTDILRDSDSQAPLSPLHLAAYHGHCGALDVLLVSLLDMDVRSPDGRTPLSLACSRGHQECVSLLLHHGASPMTRDYIYKKTALHATAMNGHPECLHLLLSSNNQHINVDAQDNNKQTPLMLAVLNGHTECVYSLLNQGACVETQDRWGRTALHRGAATGQDECVEGLLQRGASVCVKDIRGRTPLHLASACGHVGVLGTLLQTTPPSLTHLTDNQGYTPLHWACYNGYDACVEVLLDHEAFRKIKGNSFSPLHCAVMNDNEGVAEMLIDCLGANIVNTTDSKGRTPLHAAAFSDHVECISLLLSHGAKANAVDTLAHKTPLMMAALNGQTNAVEVLVSSGKTDLSLQDVARNTALHLACSKGHETSALLILEKISDRNLINCTNAALQTPLHVAARMGLTVVVQELLGKGASVLAVDENGYTPALACAPNRDVADCLALILNSMMPTSPMVTIAAIPALSLTQTVINHHPTSNHISKGVAFDTPPSLRPDHASYCRPERPLSSVSADDELNDSDSETY, via the exons CCATCTCTGCTGAGAGCCATCTTTAACGTGGACCCAGACGAAGTTCGCTCTCTTATCTTTAAGAAAGAGGATGTCAACGTTCAG GACAACGAGAAGCGAACCCCTCTTCACGCTGCAGCATACCTCGGAGACGCTGAGATTATTGAGCTGCTCATCCTTTCAG GAGCCAGGGTTAATGCCAAAGATAACAAGTGGTTGACTCCTCTACACCGAGCTGTGGCTTCTTGTAGCGAG GATGCGGTGACGGTGCTGCTGAAGCACAGCGCAGACGTAAACGCTCGGGACAAGAACTGGCAGACGCCGCTTCACGTAGCAGCCAGCAACAAGGCGGTCCGCTGTGCCGAAGCTCTGGTGCCACTGCTGAGCAACGTCAATGTATCGGACCGTGCAGGACGCACTGCGCTGCACCACGCTGCCTTCAGTGGCCATGTAGAG ATGGTGAACCTGCTGCTCTCCAGAGGAGCCAACATTAATGCGTTTGACAAGAAGGACAGGAGAGCCATCCACTGGGCAGCCTACATGG GTCACCTGGAGGTTGTTAAGTTGCTGGTGGCCAGTGGAGCTGAGGTCGACTGTAAGGACAAGAAAGCTTACACGCCGCTTCATGCAGCCGCCTCCAGTGGCATGAGCAGCACAGTGCACTACCTGCTGAGCCTGGGTGTCCAT GTGAACGAGGTTAATGCCTATGGCAACACACCGCTCCATTTGGCCTGCTACAACGGACAGGACGTGGTGGTTGGCGAGCTCATCGAGGAAGGAGCGAGCGTAAATCAA GTAAACGAGAGAGGCTTTTCTGCACTTCACTTCGCTTCGTCTTCACGCCAAGGTGCGCTGTgccaggagctgctgctggcccaCGGAGCATGCATCAACTTGAAG AGTAAGGATGGTAAGACTCCTCTACACATGGCAGCTACACATGGGCGCTTCTCCTGCTCCCAGGCCCTCATTCAAAATG GAGCTGAGATCGACTGTGAAGACAGAAGCAGGAACACTGCCCTTCACATCGCAGCCCGCTACGGCCATGAGCTCATCATCACGTCGCTCATCAAAGATGGAGCCAGCACTGCCAA gaGAGGCATTCACGGGATGTTACCGCTACACCTGGCAGCTCTCAGCGGCTTCTCCGATTGCTGCAGGAAGCTGCTGTCCTCAGGTACAAGTCTCGCTCACACCGTCTCCTGCCAGCGGAATCACCTGCTTGACATCCAAATTGATGCCAACTGCATATTTTGTACAGGATTTGTCATAGACACCCCCGATGACTTTGGTAGGACCTGTCTGCATGCGGCTGCAGCCGGAGG aaacctGGAGTGTCTGAACCTGCTGTTGAACACAGGAGCTGACTTCAACAGGAAGGACAACTTTGGCAG GGCTCCGCTACACTACTCATCGGCCAACTGTAACTACCAGTGTGTGTTTGCTCTGGTGGGCTCTGGGGCCAGTGTTAACGATCTGGATCAGAACAGCTGCAGCCCTTTGCACTACGCGGCGGCTGCCGACACGGAGGGAAA ATGTGTGGAGTACCTGTTGAGGAACGATGCAGATCCAGGCGTGAAGGACAGACAGGGTTACAACGCAGTGCACTACGCCTCTGCCTACGGCCGCACACTCTGTCTGGAACTG atCGCAAGTGTGAGACCACTTGATGTG ttaaTGGAGACCTCAGGAACCGACATCCTGAGGGACTCAGATAGTCAGGCCCCCCTAAGTCCACTCCATCTGGCG GCTTACCACGGACACTGCGGGGCGTTGGACGTTCTCCTGGTATCCCTGCTGGACATGGACGTGCGCAGCCCGGACGGACGCACCCCGCTAAGTTTAGCCTGCTCCAGGGGCCACCAGGAATGCGTGTCCCTGCTGCTCCATCACGGAGCCTCCCCCATGACCCGCGACTATATATATAAGAAGACAGCCTTACATGCTACAG ctATGAATGGCCACCCAGAGTGCCTGCACCTGCTTCTGAGTAGCAACAATCAACACATCAATGTGGATGCAcaagacaacaacaaaca GACTCCCCTGATGTTGGCAGTGCTGAACGGACACACAGAGTGTGTGTACTCTCTGCTCAATCAAGGAGCCTGTGTAGAAACCCAGGACCGTTGGGGTCGGACAGCCCTGCACCGCGGG GCTGCCACAGGCCAGGATGAGTGTGTGGAGGGCCTCCTCCAGCGAGGGGCCAGCGTGTGTGTGAAGGACATCCGGGGCCGCACCCCGCTGCACCTGGCTTCAGCTTGTGGCCACGTGGGAGTCCTGGGAACTCTCCTGCAGACCACGCCCCCCTCCCTCACTCACCTCACAGACAACCAGGGCTACACGCCGTTACACTGGGCCTGCTATAACG GTTACGATGCATGTGTGGAGGTTTTGTTAGATCATGAGGCGTTCAGGAAGATCAAGGGAAACTCCTTCAGCCCGCTGCACTGTGCTGT AATGAACGATAACGAGGGCGTGGCCGAGATGCTAATCGACTGCCTGGGTGCAAACATCGTCAACACCACGGACTCCAAGGGAAG AACCCCCCTCCATGCTGCTGCGTTTTCTGATCACGTGGAGTGCATTTCTCTTCTCCTGAGCCACGGAGCTAAGGCTAACGCTGTCGACACGCTCGCACACAAAACACCGCTGATGATGGCAGCTCTGAACGGACAGACCAACGCTGTGG AGGTTCTGGTGAGCAGTGGGAAAACAGATTTGTCCCTGCAGGATGTAGCCAGGAACACTGCTCTGCATCTTGCTTGTAGCAAA GGTCATGAAACTAGTGCATTGTTGATCCTCGAGAAAATCAGCGACAGGAACTTGATCAACTGCACCAATGCTGCTCTCCAGAC GCCGCTGCACGTAGCAGCCAGGATGGGGCTAACGGTGGTGGTCCAGGAGCTGCTGGGAAAAGGAGCCAGCGTTTTGGCGGTGGATGAGAACG GTTACACCCCAGCTTTGGCCTGCGCTCCGAATCGCGACGTAGCCGACTGCTTGGCCCTCATCCTCAACTCGATGATGCCCACCTCCCCCATGGTGACGATCGCCGCCATTCCCGCTTTGTCTCTCACCCAGACGGTGATCAACCACCACCCGACCTCAAACCACATCTCCAAAGGAGTTGCGTTCGATACTCCACCGTCTCTGAGACCCGACCACGCCTCATACTGCAGGCCAGAGAGGCCGCTGTCCTCCGTTTCCGCGGACGACGAACTGAACGACTCGGACTCTGAGACCTACTGA